The Cryptomeria japonica chromosome 6, Sugi_1.0, whole genome shotgun sequence genomic interval AGAGTACTTAGAATAGAATAACATAGAAGATTTTTAATGTTCATAAAACCAAAGATAGTTTATGGGCCATCAACAttgtctttctttttgtttttggaaGTGTTGATCTTTTGTCACTAATTTCCTAATGGACTCTTTCATTCTCTAAACCATCTTCTCATTGAATAGATCTTGAAATGAAATCAGTGCTAAATTACTTATAATACTTTTGTAATCATACTATGCAAATATAAATGAAaaactataaatatatatatttttttagaaaaagtggtTTGTTAATAAATACTTTGAACATCTTTAATcctaaaataaattttagattaacAAAATTAAAGTAAAAAGAGTTGTTCAAGTATTTAAGtattagaaacaaaaaaaaaatgtgtaaATAGGATATTGGTTTTAAATTGGAAATAACAAAAGAGTACTTAGAATAGAATAGCATGGAAGATTTGTAATGTCCATAAAAAGAAAGGTAGTTTATGGGCCATCAACAATGTCCTTTTTTATTTTTGGAagtgttgatcttttgtcattaattttataatggaCTCTCTCATTCTCTCAACCATCTTCTCATTGAATAGACGTTGAAATGAAATCACAGCTAAATTATTTATGTAGCTGACCTGAATGTCATTGTAAGCTTTACATTTCAAAATAAAGTGTTTTTTGTTTTCACTATTTTAAATGCGTATACTTCTTTTAGCCATTTTTATCTATATGTTTCACATTGAACAAAATAAAAGCTAATTTTCAATTGAACTATGAGAATCTAATTGACCTCTGAATAAGTCTCTCCTAATGATAAAAAATGACATTAAATACTTCAAGATAATATTTCTTCTTTCTTCCTAACACCTTCTCAACACTAAGGGCATGTTCCCAtgcggctgcttagcttattttggctagcagccgcTGCTCAactttttaaggaaatatttgtgGAGCAGGTGGCCCCATGAGTATCTTTTTTTCTGCTAATTTTTAAGTGACAGCTTAAAATTGGtattaataatattagtaataatttatgcatgttagtgaacagatttgtcctttcttaaaatgatcaattttaaactctgtcgccttcttttaaagacaagtgttcagctaaatagttgggtaagtgttgtataaaccacttccctctgaattttccataggtacaactccctatttcatttattcaaggaataatctaattaattttattttagcagtagcttttaacttgaaagcatgtaaggctgcctacttcattcttggatgagaggccaatatttcacacattttTCCGAGAAAAACTATCTTTTTAATCTTTACAATACAAGAGATGAAagtaactgaatcaaagttcaGAACACTATTCACACAATTCCAATAAGAAACAAACAGATAAGAGAAATCAAATCTATTCTCAAAGAAAACAAATCTTTTCCTAAGAACAAACACCCAAAGGAAGGAGcaccagaaaaataataattttctgcaatagaaaggtcattactgctatttgattagataagcgtatgcaaagatatgtatctacacagattcaaaacccacatattttccttctcccaaaaatagtatgatctttatatatatattctcctgcaacaaaggcacgataatacatctataaatccttttccatTCCAGTTTTAAAAGTCTGATCCTTCCTTCTTCAAAATAGAAACTTCACAAAACAGAGGGAAaaccaaaaactaactaaaattttGCTACTAGATCTAACCCCCATTCTATCTATCtggggaggtctccctaaaaacttgACCTCCCCtaaaacagttacgaaaccaacaGATGTATCTtaggacagatgtcccgaagtttttgcataaacatgagaaattacaaaaataaaagaaaCCGGGCTTGAATCAATGCATTATGTcaatttccatcatcatcatcctctccgctttcgCGGGCGTCATGGGCGGTGGTGAGTTCTTGAATAATAGATTGGCTCGGAACtttcatcgcattgagctttgccttcgctacctccttattccatcggtgcttcaccatcttttcagcatgtttcgacaactgatcatttccaatgaaagtcatggactcaatcctagccacccttgttatatcttctagagtgaaattacccttggtcttgattttctccatgtttatctggaaagccctgattgcatcctgtgtgttcaacccacaaattcccaattgccaatcatggtcagggttaaccaccttgttatcattaactatactgcaTTGGAGATCCTGGAGCTCGTAAACAGAGGTCTTAGTGTCGGAGatcatagacttgaaggtaagcacccgccacattatggttttctttagcacaaagagctgacattcatccgctactagtttgattgagtgttccgtcaaaaacctggtaactccatattcttctattttggtgaacaaaggcaagatattctgccacttgtgttcctccttctcccatgacacaagctgattttgaacttcggTGATAAGACTCTGTATCTCATCGCATAACCTCTAGGAGTCGCTGATGTACTTCTCCCTGTCCTTGaatattccctcaatccatttctccacggcttctacaatactcttggcccgttgaacttggttcatcaactttttattttctggcgaggttgggtcgaagttctctgtagcatgagatattgggagagaaccaaagcaaccaatactgtcgatgaactgggcaagaacatttatgtgtcgctttaaCTTTCTCTTTTCTCGCCCATGTTTTtccgatctggtgagcattttctttgccgatacctagaagaaatgattgtctgagtctctactcatatttcccagttccaccttcgtgatctcgaaatcatcagggctagcctccttgttttcgtccttgggtttgtacgaggcaatttcagcgacccattttccagttccttcatcattgtcTAGGCAAGCGGCggtcttgaacctttttggcttaagactcttctctgtgtacttaacgaccatttccTGAATCGGAATAGTCACGAGAAGAAAATTCCGTTTTCTGTTCAccgaagtggtcaaccacttaggagttgcactggagcTGGTTGTTCCTTCGATTGCTTTAgaaggtggcgtcatagccacagtcactgtATGAGAGtccagggcattagcaacatcACTATCCAAGTCTTCAACTTTAAATATCTGGGCATCAAGAATcgtatctttcacccctgtatccttttcttgatccatctttctttgagcggcacttcgggaccgggtatgccgaggagtacataaatccaaagttgaattagacctatgtctaagttggggtggcttgttatccttacctgcatgaacatgcatagaagcattgttagaaagatgctttggtgaaCGTAGAGGGACCTCATTACTCTTCGTTGAATTAGACTTAACGCCTAATTTCGCTGCTTTCTTCTTGGCAACCCACACTGTGGTCCTTTCCAAAACTTCTTTGGTCCTTAACTGTATATCAtctctcttcctcatcccagtcaattggaggcatttcaatttctgcacgggctaagtatcctggttcgaatagctctagatagtcctcttcgagccccttagtgtCCAACTTTACCTGCAATGAAacgacttgttctaacaccatcctcatgtttccccttttgaacacctcaagttcatcagtacaatcttccccaaaatcctctaattgtggcattgggaggtatggcattagacccaGACTTCAGAAAAAACCCTTATTATCGAAACCTTTCCTTTTAGGATATAAGGAcaaattgaaattcctgagatctgctccaatactcaaagcatcagacatcgaactgcaggacaacacgcccaattggatgggaaaatgactctcccatttatccctgggttgtgccttttttattacagaGGTCAATTGTCTACATATCTCtgccagaacaaagcaatctgaataAAAGTGAGGGAgtttgaagggctcctcttcaaagccacctatccttatgtaacagaagtgtggaaactggatataaaaactaccaaacctctttatcaatgtctgcGCATCCTTGGAggttcttttggctttcatattcttcaattcatgacataggtcacccagaaaagcattgtgcacccttctgaaatcctgtaaggccttatccttttgcagcatgggatagaactcatatacggaaacatcctcctcagtgagttgtttcgatattccaaccaactccttaacacacaccaaacaatacaagagatatgaagacataaagaagttctatttgaactgtttagccatactcagttgttctctcattgaatcagtaatcaattcagcccaatccagaTATTGCTTCCCTTCCAAAACCAGCTGCACGTAAcaataaatccagtcgtcgaaGCTGTAAGCTTCAACAGATCCTCTGGCCCGATGCAACAAAAGTATAACATCATGAAtatgaggcaacatgtgattcttattaggattcttgggtaacctggaaccacctctttgaggaaccttcaaccagaattttgctacattgttacggtATCCGGTTTTGTctgcgttgaactcggtgattgactgagcaggggaaaagttggagaactggtaatcgaGTATCTTGAAGAcggaggaaattacttcatgatttatggcaagaagggtttcaccattgtctctcctaatggtctcagacactgggtcatatctagcgatacattcctgaatcaattctgggcaaggaacGGCTGGGGGAAAAGTTGTCGCTTCTATGAggccgctactcaaaatctccacaccataAGATTTGTCAATTCCCTTAAACACCCTCTATTTCAAAACCTCaatattttccccttttaggtcggtatcactaactatgggttcGGTACATGCGAGGCTAAATACATTCCCAAACAAGTGCAGTGTAGACTTCATAATTTAAAGCAATGAGCCTTAATCGGTTGCAACAAaactttctatgagagagaaaatgcaaacaaaaactactggagagaacaagaaaaggactcaccttcacagttgaacaaccagacgacgactagcagcaaacaagacttctatccaggaaaaacaaaaaaCCGCAGTAGCGAGGAACAAatgcagagcactaataatccttcataccttattagtgagggcaatgatacagaaccattaaatgcaataattccaattttcagtttgagtgtgttaaatttgtggattggacatcgcacgcatgcattgaatgcatggcgacatttttgaagtaaccgccagttcccgaaatgattacttactttcgAAAAGATAGGAATTGACGTCACTTTAaacatggttcaccttcctcatatctggCAATGAATGCACCCAAATCATTTAAACCcacgggacccaccaacttcgtacacatctgaacatcctgaacaaacttcattagcgttcaagtagttcaagatgtacgtcacgctcaaggaaaatctttgccaagaaaattaattataccaagctgctgaccatttgtgctatattgaacatgttgaacacgtttgaacctcttgaacttggttcaatgagttcaaaacccgaagagaaataaagtaacatttttccgaacaagaaacttttaaaaagccactgcaagacacttaaagaaaatattagtatgaaaaacctccctaaacacctaggaacctatggaacctaaatgacctgttgaacctggttcaagatggttcaacgtgttcacagagttcaaccaattactaaaattCGACATTTGTAATTGAAAGAGAAATTACAGACATACTAGGGACTTGAACCAAGGTGTCTCAAGAAAGATAAGGACTCTGAATAGAAGTTTTTATAGGATGATTCGCTCTTGCCATGAGGGATAAATGACGCAGTAACAATGcataagaaaaaatagaaataaaatgttaaaaaaaaagaaggaaCCAAATTTGTGAAGCCACGTAGCATTTTTGGCAATAAGCAAATGTTGTTTATTTCCAGCCCCCCCTATTTTCCCACAGCTTACCTTATGTTCCCATGCGACTGCTTAACTCTATTTTCTACTTAAATTTAAGCAATTAAGTGTTCCCATGCAActttaaaattgtgaaaaaaaaaggataatttggaatctttccctattttggtggagcTGCTATTGTTTAGGAATAAAAAATAAGCCATGGAAGAAAAGGGGGGGCTGGAAATATCCAGTGACTGCTTATTAACAAATGTGCCGCATGGCTCCACAATTTGCTCTCCCTctttttttaagattttatttctattttgtttttcaaatttttagtgtACAAATTAGTATTAATACTATTAATACGAAATTAAGatattttgtttaaaaataagtagcaaagataaatattcataGGGCCAGCTGCTCCACAAATAATTTCTAAAAATATTGAGCGacagctgctagccaaaataagctaagcaatcGCATGGGAACATGCCCTTATTTTCAATTCTTAAATAGTAGCTGCTCCACTAAAATagcaaaaaattataaattatcctttcccaacaattttaaatttgcatgggaacactccAACTGCTTAAAATAAGCAGAAAATGAACTTAAACAGCTGCATAGAAACATGATGTAAATGCCATGCTAACCTAACAAGTGCTCTTTCACGAGTCTTTCTTAAACTAAGCAATCTTCCCGTGTGCAAGTAAGGAATCTTAAACTAACCCACAACTCTAGTCTTCCACCTGCCATGCAAATATAAAACAACATGACACCACGTCCAAAAGATTGTGAGCGACTCTTGGCCATTATTTTAACTCCACCTTTGCAAAGAGTAGGGCCGCCATTGAAGCTGCTGGCATCTCAGGTCCACCTGCTGACATCATTGATGACCACCCAACATTTAAAAGAATGGTCAATAATTCTAACCACTGAATTATAACTGTTGGGTTTCTTCAGGATCACACCATAAAATGTGATGAAAATGAATTCTTGAACAGTGAAATCGGGCTAACGCTCATCATCCTCAAGCTCTGTTCTTGATTCTCAGATTGTTTTATTTCGTCTGGATTGCATAAAAGTCGATTGGAATCCTTGTGGGGTGTGATCTTGAGAAAAGAAAGAATTCAATAATGGTGGGAAAAAGCACAGGAATAGGATTGCTGACGGCTGCAATAGTGATTGTGATTATAGGCCGCCAAATGCTCATTAAACCCACAAACCATAATTCAGCCACGCGCTCATGTCTTTCTTCAGGTAGcttttgcttgcatatattttgtCCACTGCACAACAAATCTGAgtgtttttaattgattttctgATTAATTTATGTCTTCTCCAGAAAAAAGGAATAAGACGAAGAAGAAGGTCCATTTCGCTGCAGACATGGTGGAGCCTCGGGACTGTAATCGGGAATACCGTGGACGACGGATTCCGGGCAAGATGGATTCAGAGACCACCCGGAATACTTGCCCTTCAAGAAATCAGTCAACTGAGAAAACAGAGCACAAGATTCCGGCCAACAGAGTTGCTCTGTACAATGGAATTC includes:
- the LOC131047474 gene encoding uncharacterized protein LOC131047474 — protein: MGTSAMGLLTVIAVSSSVALLLLRYHKIKFESHGLQPPSPVRSCIAASDIASLPKPAARNNKSSRRSCKLQQILWPDATKSIGILVGCDLEKRKNSIMVGKSTGIGLLTAAIVIVIIGRQMLIKPTNHNSATRSCLSSEKRNKTKKKVHFAADMVEPRDCNREYRGRRIPGKMDSETTRNTCPSRNQSTEKTEHKIPANRVALYNGILSYRLQQASLYH